The Planctomycetia bacterium sequence TTGGTTTCGGGCATGAAGTCGAAATTCATGCCGTAGAGACCCGCGATCATCGTGGGCACGGCAATGATCGCCGCCCACGCGGCCAGCCGCTTTGTGTCGTCGTTCTGCGCGACGGAAATCAGTGCGAACTTGGCTTCCAGCGCGATTTGAGATAGCTGCTCCAAGTTGTTAATCAAATCGCCAATGCGCACGACGTGATCGTGGACGTCCTGGAAATACGGTCGCGTGTCCGGAGGGACCAAATCCGAGCTTCGGGATAGTCGGGCCGAAACTTCGATCAGCGGCGTGACGGCTTGTTTCAGCGCAAGCAAATCGCGCCGCAGGTGATACAGCCGGGCCGTAACGCTTCTCACAAAGGTGCCGCTGAAAATCTGCTCTTCCAAATCATCCAATTCCGCTTGGAGTGCGTCGAGGATCGGAAAATACTGATCGACAATAAAGTCCATGAGAGCATGGAGCACGAAGCCTTCTCCCTTGGCTAACAGTTGGGGAGAGGCTTCGCAGCGAGCGCGCAGTCCGACATGCGACTTCATCGATCCGTGCCGCACCGTTACGATATAGCGGGGGCCTGCGAACACATGCGTTTCGCCGAATTCGATGCGGCGTTCGCCGCCTTCACAGAGCCGCGCCGTGCGCATTACGACGAATATGGAATTGTCGTAGATTTCCAGCTTGGGACGCTGATGCGCTTGATGAGCATCTTCGATCGCTAGCTCGTGTAGACCAAATGCCTGTTGAATATGCGCTAGGAGCGGCTCCGATGGTTCGTAGAGCCCGACCCAGAAAAAACGATCCGAGTGGCGCCAGGCGTCTCCTAAATCAGGAATGGGTACGATCGCCACTCGCACGCCGTTGCAATACGCAGCGGAGTTGATGATGCTGCCGCGCGGCGACGCCGCCAAGTTTTCGGATTTTTCGGGGGTCACGATATTCTCGCATACGGAATCGTTAGGATCGAAGTTCCGTTAGCCGTCCCTCTCAAAGCACTTCTGCTCCGACCTGAGAACGCATGGGCTGTCACGACCAAACCATTTCATTGTCGACATTGTACACTACGTCGAAATTACAACATTTTCCAGCATCGCTAGCGGGGTCGGCCAGAGATTGAGCTCAGCAAGGAATTCCGAAACAATCAAAAGCAACCACAGTCGAAATGGCAGCTTGCGGAGTCAGTCGACCTGCTTCCAGTCACATAGTTTGACGCTCAAAGCGACTCTTCGAGTCGTCAGCTGGTGACCACAAGCGAAATGCCCGAATGGCCCCGTCGGGGCCCGCTCAATTGGGC is a genomic window containing:
- the corA gene encoding magnesium/cobalt transporter CorA — encoded protein: MTPEKSENLAASPRGSIINSAAYCNGVRVAIVPIPDLGDAWRHSDRFFWVGLYEPSEPLLAHIQQAFGLHELAIEDAHQAHQRPKLEIYDNSIFVVMRTARLCEGGERRIEFGETHVFAGPRYIVTVRHGSMKSHVGLRARCEASPQLLAKGEGFVLHALMDFIVDQYFPILDALQAELDDLEEQIFSGTFVRSVTARLYHLRRDLLALKQAVTPLIEVSARLSRSSDLVPPDTRPYFQDVHDHVVRIGDLINNLEQLSQIALEAKFALISVAQNDDTKRLAAWAAIIAVPTMIAGLYGMNFDFMPETKWAYGYPVVIVVMLTLCSLLYRWFRKVKWL